From a region of the Gemmatimonas aurantiaca genome:
- a CDS encoding hypothetical protein (catalyzes the formation of L-proline from L-ornithine), whose translation MTHSPGGNLLQHCTADQIHAQLDWPTLAATLTAAFIHPPAVPTRHAHTLRPPGTSTAGGGPDAGPDANGKTAADILLLMPAWNTRYIGLKLVTVIPDAPRHGGRTVDASYLLLDRATGAPRLLLDGEALTVRRTAATSAVAARALARPGAHTLLVVGTGRLAPWMARAHCALQPTIRQVLVWGRDPARAAATAAEVAGQLRADSQVDSQVGHGGMRHHMPAVESVESLESACRRAHIITCATTASTPVIQGAWLEPGVHLDLVGAFTPDMREVDDLAVQRAQVFVDDYPAALREAGDLVQPLASGAIDRDHLRADLGELLRGTRPGRRTPDDITLFKSVGHALEDLAAAALIFERLAIPNPT comes from the coding sequence ATGACCCATTCGCCTGGAGGCAACCTGCTGCAGCATTGCACGGCTGACCAGATCCACGCCCAGCTCGATTGGCCGACGCTCGCCGCGACGCTGACCGCCGCGTTCATCCATCCGCCGGCGGTGCCGACACGGCATGCGCACACCCTGCGGCCACCCGGAACCAGCACCGCCGGCGGGGGTCCCGATGCGGGCCCCGATGCCAACGGCAAAACAGCCGCCGACATACTGCTGCTCATGCCGGCATGGAACACACGCTACATCGGCCTCAAGCTCGTGACCGTCATTCCCGACGCGCCACGACATGGCGGGCGAACGGTCGACGCCAGCTATCTGCTGCTCGATCGGGCCACCGGGGCGCCGCGCCTGCTGCTCGACGGTGAGGCTCTCACGGTACGGCGGACCGCCGCGACCTCGGCGGTGGCGGCCAGGGCGCTGGCACGTCCCGGCGCGCACACGCTACTGGTGGTGGGCACGGGACGCCTCGCCCCGTGGATGGCCCGGGCGCACTGTGCCTTGCAGCCGACGATCCGCCAGGTCCTCGTCTGGGGCCGCGATCCCGCGCGGGCCGCGGCGACTGCCGCGGAGGTTGCCGGTCAGTTGCGGGCCGATTCGCAGGTCGACTCGCAGGTCGGGCATGGCGGGATGCGTCATCACATGCCGGCCGTGGAATCGGTGGAATCGCTCGAATCGGCGTGCCGCAGGGCCCACATCATCACCTGCGCCACCACGGCCTCGACCCCGGTGATACAGGGCGCCTGGCTGGAGCCCGGCGTCCATCTCGATCTGGTGGGCGCCTTCACGCCCGACATGCGGGAGGTCGACGACCTGGCGGTCCAGCGGGCCCAGGTCTTCGTGGACGACTATCCTGCGGCGCTGCGCGAAGCCGGAGATCTCGTCCAGCCACTGGCGAGTGGCGCCATCGATCGCGATCATCTGCGGGCCGACCTCGGGGAACTCCTCCGCGGCACGCGTCCGGGCCGACGGACACCCGATGACATCACCCTCTTCAAGTCGGTGGGTCACGCGCTCGAAGACCTCGCGGCCGCGGCCCTGATCTTCGAGCGTCTGGCCATTCCGAATCCCACGTGA
- a CDS encoding FAD-binding oxidoreductase, translating into MDRRTDRRVVIVGGGVMGSATAWFLAHTHGIRAVVLERDMSYALASSARSACAIRQQFSTAINIRVSQESLLFYRAIGAQLAVAGEQPRIGLVEPGYLYLSATAEGATVLREQHALQQQHAVHTALLDPAALSARFPWLHVNDLELGSLGLSTPTSGEGWFDGYAAMQAFRRAAIEAGAQFVEANVVRFTQDDAHVRTIHDATGRVFEADEVVVTAGAWSGHVTHLLGAPLPVHARKRDVFAIEADVALPDAPLLIDPSGVWFRPEAEPGRFLCGAPPRVDADDVPLDRVDHSLFDEHIWPALAHRVPAFDALRVTSSWAGYYEMNDFDHNGLVGALPPFANVFVACGFSGHGLQQAPVVGRGLAELIATGRYQTLDLTPFRVTRIGEGRPLLERNVI; encoded by the coding sequence ATGGATCGGCGGACGGACCGGCGGGTGGTGATCGTTGGCGGCGGGGTGATGGGCTCGGCAACCGCATGGTTTCTGGCACACACACACGGGATCCGGGCCGTCGTGCTCGAGCGCGATATGTCCTATGCGCTGGCATCCAGCGCACGGTCCGCGTGCGCGATCCGGCAGCAGTTCTCCACCGCCATCAACATCCGCGTGTCGCAGGAAAGTCTGCTGTTCTATCGTGCCATCGGTGCGCAGCTCGCGGTGGCGGGCGAGCAGCCCCGCATCGGTCTCGTGGAACCGGGATATCTCTACCTGTCGGCCACTGCCGAGGGCGCGACGGTGCTTCGTGAACAACATGCCCTGCAGCAACAGCACGCCGTGCACACCGCCCTGCTCGATCCGGCGGCGCTCTCGGCGCGTTTCCCGTGGCTGCACGTGAATGATCTGGAGCTCGGATCGCTCGGGCTTTCCACGCCCACCAGTGGTGAGGGTTGGTTCGACGGCTATGCGGCCATGCAGGCATTCCGCCGCGCCGCGATCGAGGCGGGCGCGCAGTTCGTCGAGGCGAATGTGGTGCGCTTCACACAGGACGATGCACACGTTCGCACCATTCACGATGCGACAGGACGGGTATTCGAAGCGGACGAGGTGGTGGTGACGGCGGGAGCGTGGTCGGGGCATGTCACCCATCTGCTCGGCGCGCCGCTTCCCGTGCATGCGCGCAAACGGGATGTTTTTGCCATCGAAGCCGACGTGGCGCTGCCCGATGCGCCCCTGCTGATCGATCCCAGTGGCGTGTGGTTCAGGCCGGAAGCGGAACCGGGCCGTTTTCTCTGCGGCGCGCCTCCGCGCGTGGACGCCGATGATGTCCCGCTCGATCGCGTCGATCACAGCCTCTTCGACGAACACATCTGGCCGGCCCTCGCGCATCGTGTGCCCGCATTCGACGCATTGCGGGTGACGTCGTCGTGGGCGGGCTACTACGAGATGAACGACTTCGACCACAACGGATTGGTGGGCGCGCTCCCGCCATTCGCGAATGTCTTCGTGGCGTGCGGATTTTCGGGACACGGGCTGCAGCAGGCGCCGGTCGTTGGCCGGGGTCTGGCCGAACTGATTGCGACGGGCAGATATCAGACGCTCGACCTGACGCCGTTTCGCGTGACGAGAATTGGGGAAGGGAGGCCGCTGCTGGAGCGGAATGTCATTTGA